Within the Acidipropionibacterium acidipropionici genome, the region GGCGGGCAGATCACCTGGGCCACCGGCGAGCCGCCGATGGCTGTGGTGCTGCTGGCCCTGTGCGTCCAGTGGTTCCTCTCCGACCGGCGCGACCAGCGCCGCCTGGACAAGGCCGAGGACGAGGGCCTGGAGGACTCCCTGGCCGCCTACAACGAGATGCTGGCCCGGATGGCCGGTCAGGACGCCGTGGCCGAGGCGGAGGACGCCGCCCGCGCCCACCGGGACCGGTCCGGCTCCGAGCCCGAGGACGGGGCCCCGAGGCCATGACCGGGGACACCGGCTCGGCCGTGGCCCTGCAGATCAGCGGCATGACCTGCTCGGCCTGCGCCACCCAGATCGAGAAGCGGCTGTCGAGCCTCGACGGGGTCACCGCCACCGTCAACTACGCCACCGAGCGGGCGACGGTGACCGGGATGACCAGCTCCGAGGCCATCGACGCCGTCCGCAGGACCGGCTACTCGGCCGCCCGGGCGGGCGACGTCGACCCGGCCGCGCTGGCCGCCTCCCGGATCACGGGCCTGCGGCGTCGCCTCATCGTGGCGACCCTGCTCACCCTCCCGCTGATGGACGTCGGCCTGGTCCTGGCGCTGGCACCCGGGCTGCGCTTCCCCGGATGGGACTGGATGCTGGTGATCCTGGCGCTGCCGGTCGTCGCCTGGTGCGCCTGGCCCTTCCATCGGGCCATGTGGGCCAATCTGCGTCACGGCATCACCTCGATGGACACCCTGGTGTCCCTGGGGGTGCTGGCCTCCTTCGGCTGGACGGTCATCTCGATGCTCGTCGCCCCTGCCGACGCCGAGGGCTACTGGCTGGGCTACGGCATCACCCCGGCCGGCGCCGACACCCTGTATCTGGATGTCGCCGCCGGGGTCACCTGCTTCCTGCTGGCCGGGCGCTATTTCGAGGCGAAGGCGAAACGGACCGCCCGGTCGGTCCTCGACGCCCTGGGCCAGCTCGCGGCGACCAGCGCCCGGCTGCTCGTCGACGGCGTCGAGACCACCGTCCCGGTCTCCCGGCTGCGGGAGGGCGACCTCTTCGTGGTCCTGGCCTCGGAGACCGTCCCCGCCGACGGGGCGGTGACGCAGGGCACCTCCAGCGTCGACTCGTCGATGATGACCGGCGAGCCGGTGCCGGTCGACGTGTCGGCCGGCGACCGCGTCACCGGGGGAACCGTGAATCTCACGGGGCGCATCGTGGTGCGCGCCACCGCGGTGGGCGAGGAATCCCAGCTGGCGCAGATGGCGGCCATGGCGGATCAGGCTCAGGCCCGCAAGGCCAACGTGTCCCGGCTCGTCGACAGGGTCGTCGGGGTCTTCGTGCCGGTGGTGCTGGGCATCGTCGTGGTCACCGTGGCGGGCTGGTGGATCGGCGGGGGCGGTCTGCGCTATGCCCTGTCGGCCGGGCTGTCGGTGCTCGTCATCGCCTGTCCCTGCGCCCTGGGGTTGGCGACGCCGACCGCCATGATGGTCGGCGTGGGCCGGGGCGGGCGTCTCGGGATCCTCATCAAGGGGCCCGACGCGCTGGAGGCCACCGGCCGGGTCGACACCGTCGTGCTGGACAAGACCGGCACGGTCACCACCGGACGGATGCGCGTCGTCGAGCGGACCTGCGTCGACGGTGCCGACATCGACCCCATCCACGGGCTGGCGGCGTCGCTGGAGTCGGCGTCCACCCACCCGATCGCGGCGGCCTTGGTCGAATCCTGCCCCGTCCCGGTACCCGCCTGCTCCGACGTGCGGACCGTCTCCGGCGGGGGCCTGAGGGGCACGGTGGAGGGCCGCGCGGTGGTCCTCGGCAGTCCCCGGTTCCTCGGCGACGAGGGCCTGTTGCTGCCGCCGGATCTGCTTCGGGCCGTCGAGGACGGCGCATCGGCGGCGATGACGCCGGTGGTGGTGGGGGTCGACGGCCAGGCGGCCGCCGTGCTCAGCCTGGCCGACACCATCCGACCCGAGGCACCCCAGGTGGTGGCCGAGCTGTCCCGGATGGGCCTGCGGACGGTTCTGCTCAGCGGCGACTCGCAGACCGCCGCCCGGAAGGTCGGGGATCGGCTGGGCTGCGACGAGGTGCTGGCCGAGGTGATGCCGGCCCACAAGGCCGAGGTGATCGAGGGCCTGCGCGCCGAGGGCCACCGGGTCGCGATGGTCGGCGACGGCATCAATGACGCCGCCGCCCTGGCGGCCGCCGATCTGGGGCTGGCGCTGGTCACCGGCACCGACATCGCGATGCGCAGCGCCGACATCATCTGCGTGCGCCACCACCTGGGCGTGGTGCCCGACGCCATCCGGCTGGCCAGGCGGACCCGGCGGATCATCCGCGGCAATCTCGTGTGGGCCTTCGCCTACAACATCGCCGCCATCCCGATCGCCGCGGCAGGGCTGCTGAACCCCCTCATCTCGGGGCTGGCGATGAGCCTGTCCAGCCTCCTGGTCGTCACCAACTCCCTGAGGCTCCGCAATTTCGAATAGAAGGGGGGACGACCCCCCTTCGCTCGCGCAGGGGGAGTCGACTCCCCCTGTTAATGTGGCACCGTGAGTGTCGAAGCTGACGGAAGGCGCCTGCTGCGCGTCGAGGTTAAGAACGCACAGACCCCGATCGAGAACAAGCCGAAATGGATCCGCACCACGGCGACCATGGGCCCCGAGTATCGGGACATGCGCCGGCGGATGAAGGACACCGACCTGCACACCGTGTGCCAAGAGGCCGGATGCCCCAACATCTTCGAGTGCTGGGAGGACCGCGAGGCCACCTTCCTCATCGGCGGCGACAAATGCACCCGCCGCTGCGACTTCTGCCAGATCGCCTCCGCCAAGCCCGACGGCTACGACACCGACGAGCCGCGCCGGGTCGCCGCCTCCGTGCATCAGATGGGGCTGCGCTACGCCACGGTCACCAGCGTCTGCCGCGACGACCTCGTCGACGAGGGCGCCTGGCTGTGCGCGGAGACCATCCGGCAGATCCACGACGTCAATCCCGGCGTCGGCGTCGAGATGCTCGCCCAGGACTTCTCCGGCCGCCCCGAACTGCTCGACCAGGTCTTCGAGGCCGGTCCGGAGGTCTTCGGCCACAATCTGGAGACCGTGCCCCGCATCTTCAAGCGGATCCGCCCCGGATTCCGCTACGACCGCTCCCTGGAGGTGCTTCAGCGGGCCCACGACCACGGCATGGTCACCAAGTCCAACCTCATCCTGGGGATGGGCGAGACC harbors:
- a CDS encoding heavy metal translocating P-type ATPase, encoding MTGDTGSAVALQISGMTCSACATQIEKRLSSLDGVTATVNYATERATVTGMTSSEAIDAVRRTGYSAARAGDVDPAALAASRITGLRRRLIVATLLTLPLMDVGLVLALAPGLRFPGWDWMLVILALPVVAWCAWPFHRAMWANLRHGITSMDTLVSLGVLASFGWTVISMLVAPADAEGYWLGYGITPAGADTLYLDVAAGVTCFLLAGRYFEAKAKRTARSVLDALGQLAATSARLLVDGVETTVPVSRLREGDLFVVLASETVPADGAVTQGTSSVDSSMMTGEPVPVDVSAGDRVTGGTVNLTGRIVVRATAVGEESQLAQMAAMADQAQARKANVSRLVDRVVGVFVPVVLGIVVVTVAGWWIGGGGLRYALSAGLSVLVIACPCALGLATPTAMMVGVGRGGRLGILIKGPDALEATGRVDTVVLDKTGTVTTGRMRVVERTCVDGADIDPIHGLAASLESASTHPIAAALVESCPVPVPACSDVRTVSGGGLRGTVEGRAVVLGSPRFLGDEGLLLPPDLLRAVEDGASAAMTPVVVGVDGQAAAVLSLADTIRPEAPQVVAELSRMGLRTVLLSGDSQTAARKVGDRLGCDEVLAEVMPAHKAEVIEGLRAEGHRVAMVGDGINDAAALAAADLGLALVTGTDIAMRSADIICVRHHLGVVPDAIRLARRTRRIIRGNLVWAFAYNIAAIPIAAAGLLNPLISGLAMSLSSLLVVTNSLRLRNFE
- the lipA gene encoding lipoyl synthase encodes the protein MSVEADGRRLLRVEVKNAQTPIENKPKWIRTTATMGPEYRDMRRRMKDTDLHTVCQEAGCPNIFECWEDREATFLIGGDKCTRRCDFCQIASAKPDGYDTDEPRRVAASVHQMGLRYATVTSVCRDDLVDEGAWLCAETIRQIHDVNPGVGVEMLAQDFSGRPELLDQVFEAGPEVFGHNLETVPRIFKRIRPGFRYDRSLEVLQRAHDHGMVTKSNLILGMGETREEVSEAMQALHDADTDLLTITQYLRPNAHLHPIDRWVTPQEFDELAEEAEEIGFVGVMSGPLVRSSYRAGRLYRQAMEARGQTPVTIVTGYRDGQRPAPFAAR